The following coding sequences lie in one Polynucleobacter necessarius genomic window:
- a CDS encoding BolA family protein has product MNTNNELRIAAFDSDLRKVFQVHTLKIEDESHLHAGHAGAASGGGHFRLEIVAPEFKGLNLVARHRAIYSALDRHIPKEIHALTISALSPDEVAG; this is encoded by the coding sequence ATGAATACCAACAATGAGCTTCGTATTGCGGCATTTGATAGTGATTTAAGAAAAGTCTTTCAGGTCCACACTCTGAAAATTGAAGATGAAAGCCATCTTCATGCAGGTCATGCTGGGGCAGCAAGCGGTGGTGGCCACTTTAGGCTGGAAATTGTTGCGCCAGAATTTAAGGGTTTAAACCTAGTAGCGCGTCATAGAGCCATATATTCAGCTCTAGATCGCCATATCCCTAAAGAAATCCATGCGCTAACCATCTCCGCCCTTTCTCCAGATGAGGTTGCTGGATAA